In the genome of Streptomyces sp. NBC_00190, one region contains:
- a CDS encoding bifunctional 4-hydroxy-2-oxoglutarate aldolase/2-dehydro-3-deoxy-phosphogluconate aldolase — translation MSCPLSCHPYAAISAQRLLPVLRDADADEAVRRTTALLAAGCRAVELTTSTPGWAEAVTRTAPLADAYGRPALIGVGTVTTTAQAETALDAGAGFLISPHPAPEVREVAGRREAVFIEGAFTPGEIAAAVRAGGAAKVFPAHVGGPRFIRSLKAVLPEGLIIPTGGIQPGEVPDWLAAGAAAVGIGGGLPADPAELAAVFAELARPCCGSRTGSPARDPR, via the coding sequence TTGTCCTGTCCCCTGTCCTGCCACCCGTACGCGGCGATATCCGCCCAGCGCCTGCTGCCGGTGCTGCGCGACGCCGACGCCGACGAGGCCGTCCGCCGCACCACCGCCCTGCTCGCCGCCGGCTGCCGCGCGGTCGAGCTGACCACCTCCACCCCCGGCTGGGCCGAAGCCGTCACCCGGACCGCCCCGCTCGCGGACGCGTACGGCCGCCCCGCCCTCATCGGCGTCGGCACGGTGACCACCACCGCGCAGGCCGAGACCGCCCTGGACGCGGGCGCCGGCTTCCTGATCTCCCCCCATCCGGCCCCCGAGGTCCGCGAGGTCGCCGGGCGCCGCGAAGCCGTCTTCATCGAGGGCGCCTTCACCCCCGGCGAGATCGCCGCGGCCGTCCGGGCCGGCGGCGCCGCCAAGGTGTTCCCGGCACACGTCGGGGGCCCGCGGTTCATCCGCTCGCTCAAGGCCGTCCTCCCGGAGGGCCTGATCATCCCGACCGGCGGGATCCAGCCCGGCGAGGTCCCCGACTGGCTCGCCGCCGGCGCGGCCGCCGTCGGCATCGGCGGCGGCCTCCCGGCCGACCCGGCCGAACTGGCCGCCGTATTCGCCGAACTGGCCCGCCCGTGCTGCGGGTCCCGCACCGGCTCCCCCGCGCGGGACCCGCGGTGA
- a CDS encoding VOC family protein: MSVALNHTIIHSRDNRESAEFLAHVLGLVVGTEWGPFIPVETANGVTLDFATVPAGSITVQHYAFLLSEEEFDVAFGKIRAAGVAYFADPHGRHPGEINHNDGGRGVYFTDPAGHGMEIITRPYGYQEDGAA, translated from the coding sequence ATGTCAGTCGCACTAAACCACACGATCATCCACTCCCGTGACAACCGGGAGTCCGCCGAATTCCTGGCGCACGTCCTCGGCCTCGTGGTCGGGACCGAGTGGGGTCCTTTCATTCCCGTGGAGACGGCCAACGGCGTCACCCTGGACTTCGCGACCGTCCCGGCCGGGTCCATCACCGTGCAGCACTACGCGTTCCTCCTCTCCGAGGAGGAGTTCGACGTGGCCTTCGGGAAGATCCGGGCGGCGGGGGTCGCATACTTCGCCGACCCGCACGGCAGGCACCCGGGCGAGATCAACCACAATGACGGGGGCCGCGGCGTCTACTTCACGGACCCGGCCGGGCACGGGATGGAGATCATCACGCGCCCGTACGGGTACCAGGAGGACGGCGCCGCGTAG
- a CDS encoding serpin family protein — protein MDNSTVRAVNRLAKRWAAQAPVKDAGTVFTAAGVWPLLALLADGSAGPARAELAEALGIPAQAAAEAARELLAGLGGVRGLQAATGLWTKDELPLKEDWSAKLPAGTRGRLTGDEDTDREALDRWARDRTDGLIDRMPVALPEGDEEAKLILASALALRLRWEHPFRELNGQAGQGPWAGRNVPWLSRTTPSLDDVRVARGTAGAVTVLEVAGTDDVDVHLLLGEPAAPADQVLETGIAAVTGTAPPVTGSSLPEGDPGPGLTVRTVDSYAPQPQLRVDTVAFSLHAEHDLLEHAPLFGLETAADADHGHFPGISPVPLAIGAARQSVLARFHAAGFEAAAVTAVRAGFGGAAPRAKYRARRAEVRFDRPFGFLAVHRTSRLVLAAGWVAEPGTVGG, from the coding sequence ATGGACAATTCGACGGTACGGGCGGTCAACCGCCTCGCGAAGCGCTGGGCCGCTCAGGCCCCGGTCAAGGACGCGGGCACGGTGTTCACCGCGGCCGGGGTCTGGCCGCTCCTCGCCCTGCTCGCGGACGGCTCGGCCGGCCCGGCCCGCGCCGAACTGGCGGAGGCCCTGGGCATACCCGCCCAGGCCGCGGCCGAGGCCGCCCGGGAACTGCTGGCCGGGCTGGGAGGCGTACGGGGCCTCCAGGCGGCCACGGGGCTGTGGACCAAGGACGAGCTCCCGCTCAAGGAGGACTGGTCGGCCAAGCTCCCGGCAGGCACCCGGGGCCGCCTGACGGGAGACGAGGACACCGACCGCGAGGCCCTGGACCGGTGGGCCCGCGACCGGACGGACGGCCTGATCGACCGCATGCCGGTCGCCCTGCCCGAGGGCGACGAGGAGGCAAAGCTGATCCTGGCCTCGGCGCTCGCACTGCGGCTGCGGTGGGAGCACCCCTTCCGGGAGCTGAACGGCCAGGCCGGTCAAGGCCCTTGGGCGGGCCGCAACGTCCCATGGCTGTCGCGCACCACCCCTTCGCTCGACGACGTCCGCGTGGCCCGGGGCACGGCCGGCGCCGTGACCGTCCTCGAAGTGGCCGGCACCGACGACGTGGACGTGCACCTGCTCCTCGGTGAACCGGCGGCCCCGGCCGACCAGGTACTGGAAACCGGCATCGCGGCCGTCACCGGCACCGCCCCGCCGGTGACCGGCAGTTCACTGCCCGAGGGAGATCCGGGTCCCGGCCTGACGGTCCGCACGGTGGACTCGTACGCTCCGCAGCCCCAGCTGCGCGTCGACACGGTGGCGTTCTCCCTGCACGCCGAACACGATCTGCTCGAACACGCCCCGCTGTTCGGGCTGGAGACCGCCGCCGATGCGGACCACGGGCACTTCCCCGGCATCAGTCCGGTGCCCCTGGCGATCGGCGCGGCCCGGCAGTCCGTGCTGGCCCGCTTCCACGCGGCGGGCTTCGAGGCCGCCGCCGTCACCGCCGTCAGGGCGGGGTTCGGTGGCGCGGCACCCCGCGCGAAGTACCGGGCCCGCCGGGCCGAGGTCCGCTTCGACCGGCCCTTCGGCTTCCTCGCCGTCCACCGGACATCGCGGCTGGTCCTCGCCGCGGGCTGGGTCGCCGAGCCCGGTACGGTCGGCGGATGA
- a CDS encoding PfkB family carbohydrate kinase encodes MTGGYDVLVLGEVLVEIHAAAALRDAVDGTTARISYSGDALNAAAAAAAAGARTALLAVVGEDELSIPLLRRAAELGVDVSHVRRAPRPNGAYLLSADTEGDREFVYWRTQSAGSTLSPAHVESWRDLLTASAALITSGVTGALSPAGHDAVLAAAHLVHGAGGHLSYDPNFRPRLTGRERARELLAAVAPLTGLLKTSCPADALALVDTGDPRTAAARYRALGARTVVVTAGAGRLLLDDGTGARYEAVPVNPAPVDATGAGDCLTGTTTARLALGDSLADAVAYGTAAASLSVSGRGGTGCVPAFTRTAALAAAHRRITGSPAARSPRR; translated from the coding sequence GTGACCGGAGGGTACGACGTCCTCGTGCTCGGCGAGGTGCTCGTCGAGATCCATGCCGCGGCCGCCCTCCGCGACGCTGTCGACGGCACCACGGCCCGCATCTCCTACTCCGGCGACGCCCTGAACGCGGCGGCCGCCGCCGCGGCGGCGGGAGCCCGGACGGCCCTGCTCGCCGTGGTCGGCGAGGACGAGCTCAGCATCCCGCTGCTGCGCCGCGCCGCCGAACTCGGCGTGGACGTCTCCCACGTACGCCGCGCCCCGCGCCCCAACGGCGCCTACCTGCTCTCCGCCGACACCGAAGGCGACCGGGAGTTCGTCTACTGGCGCACACAGAGCGCCGGCTCCACCCTCTCGCCCGCGCACGTCGAGTCCTGGCGCGACCTGCTGACCGCCTCCGCGGCGCTCATCACCAGCGGCGTCACCGGCGCCCTGTCACCGGCCGGCCACGATGCGGTGCTGGCCGCCGCGCACCTCGTGCACGGGGCCGGCGGGCACCTCTCGTACGACCCCAACTTCCGCCCCCGGCTGACCGGCCGGGAGCGGGCCCGGGAACTGCTGGCCGCCGTCGCCCCGTTGACCGGACTGCTCAAGACCTCCTGTCCGGCCGACGCGCTCGCCCTCGTGGACACCGGCGACCCGCGCACCGCCGCCGCCCGCTACCGCGCGCTCGGCGCCCGTACGGTCGTGGTCACCGCGGGCGCGGGCCGGCTGCTGCTGGACGACGGTACGGGAGCCCGGTACGAGGCCGTGCCCGTGAATCCGGCTCCGGTCGACGCGACCGGGGCCGGGGACTGCCTCACCGGCACCACCACTGCCCGGCTCGCCCTCGGCGACAGCCTCGCGGACGCCGTGGCCTACGGAACGGCGGCGGCCTCCCTGTCCGTCTCCGGCCGCGGGGGCACCGGGTGCGTCCCCGCTTTCACGCGGACGGCGGCGCTGGCGGCCGCACACCGCAGGATCACAGGGAGCCCAGCAGCGCGATCTCCTCGGCGGTGA
- a CDS encoding IclR family transcriptional regulator, with product MSTEEASGEGAAEGAAEASEGGRGGRTSAAGSALEKSLRILEAVAAPGGPHRLAEVTAAAAVPKSSTFRILASLVDLGFVRQEGERRYGVGPRLRGLSALVSGGEPASIGRILDELRQAVGGQTVHLALHSGETITYIRKLESEQPFRTASRVGMRMPLHTTAIGKSILAHLPAEEVRELIAATGLPPRTPKSVTTAQALDAQLAAVRARGFALDDEENEPTIRCVGSAVLGPDGRPIGGVSVTTVTFLVSPEEVESYAPMLRAATEALAPLL from the coding sequence GTGTCAACGGAAGAAGCCTCCGGAGAGGGCGCGGCGGAAGGAGCGGCGGAAGCCTCGGAGGGCGGGCGCGGAGGCCGCACCTCCGCCGCCGGATCCGCGCTGGAGAAGTCCCTGCGCATCCTGGAGGCGGTGGCGGCGCCCGGCGGGCCGCACCGGCTCGCCGAGGTGACGGCGGCCGCTGCCGTCCCCAAGTCCAGTACGTTCCGGATCCTCGCGTCACTGGTCGACCTGGGTTTCGTACGCCAGGAGGGCGAGCGCCGGTACGGGGTGGGGCCACGGCTCCGCGGGCTGTCCGCGCTGGTCAGCGGCGGGGAGCCGGCGAGCATCGGGCGCATCCTCGACGAACTGCGGCAGGCGGTCGGCGGACAGACGGTCCATCTGGCCCTGCACAGCGGCGAGACCATCACCTACATCCGCAAACTGGAGAGCGAGCAGCCCTTCCGGACGGCCTCCCGCGTCGGCATGCGCATGCCGCTGCACACGACCGCCATCGGCAAGAGCATCCTGGCGCACCTTCCCGCCGAGGAGGTGCGGGAGCTGATCGCCGCCACCGGACTGCCGCCCCGGACGCCGAAGTCGGTCACCACCGCACAGGCGTTGGACGCGCAGCTGGCGGCCGTCCGCGCCCGGGGCTTCGCGCTGGACGACGAGGAGAACGAGCCCACCATCCGCTGCGTCGGCTCCGCGGTCCTCGGACCGGACGGCCGGCCGATCGGCGGGGTCAGCGTCACCACCGTCACCTTCCTGGTCTCCCCGGAAGAGGTCGAGTCGTACGCGCCGATGCTGCGCGCGGCCACGGAGGCGCTGGCTCCGCTGCTGTGA
- a CDS encoding RNA polymerase sigma-70 factor, whose amino-acid sequence MTETFEEYRRLLFGTAYRMLGSVADAEDIVQDAWLAWHRADRSAVEHPKAYLVRTVTNLSLNRLRSAQAVRETYVGPWLPEPLLTSPDVAEEAELADTVSMAVLVVLETLTPTERAVFVLREVFGYAYAEIAEVVGKSEASVRQSAHRAREHVRARRPRFTAEAAEQREIAEKFRAACAGGDLGEVLTLLAPDVVSWSDGGGVVTAARRPLYGPDHVARWLLGVLAKPAVQGVEMRLAEINGEPGLLLVHGGVHAGALTFEATDGRITALRLTVNPEKLRGLRP is encoded by the coding sequence ATGACCGAGACTTTCGAGGAGTACCGGCGGCTGCTGTTCGGTACCGCGTACCGGATGCTGGGCAGTGTCGCCGACGCCGAGGACATCGTGCAGGACGCCTGGCTCGCGTGGCACCGCGCCGACCGGTCCGCCGTCGAGCACCCCAAGGCCTACCTGGTGCGCACCGTCACCAACCTGAGCCTGAACAGGCTCAGGTCCGCGCAGGCCGTCCGCGAGACGTACGTGGGGCCGTGGCTCCCGGAGCCCCTCCTCACCTCGCCCGACGTCGCCGAGGAGGCCGAACTGGCCGACACCGTCTCGATGGCGGTCCTGGTCGTGCTGGAGACGCTGACCCCGACCGAGCGCGCGGTGTTCGTGCTCCGCGAGGTGTTCGGGTACGCCTACGCGGAGATCGCCGAGGTCGTCGGCAAGTCCGAGGCGAGCGTGCGCCAGTCCGCGCACCGGGCCCGCGAGCACGTGCGCGCGCGGCGCCCCCGCTTCACCGCCGAGGCCGCCGAACAACGCGAGATCGCCGAGAAGTTCCGCGCGGCCTGCGCGGGCGGGGACCTGGGCGAGGTGCTCACGCTCCTCGCCCCCGACGTCGTCTCCTGGTCGGACGGCGGCGGCGTCGTCACGGCCGCCCGCCGCCCGCTGTACGGACCCGACCACGTCGCCCGCTGGTTGCTCGGCGTCCTGGCCAAGCCCGCGGTCCAGGGCGTCGAGATGCGCCTCGCCGAGATCAACGGCGAGCCCGGCCTGCTGCTGGTGCACGGCGGTGTGCACGCCGGCGCCCTCACCTTCGAGGCCACCGACGGGCGGATCACCGCGCTGCGCCTCACCGTCAACCCGGAGAAGCTGCGCGGCCTCCGGCCCTGA
- a CDS encoding sigma-70 family RNA polymerase sigma factor has protein sequence MSTQHTAALVAAARAGDPRAQDDLVSTHLPLVYNIVGRALNGSCDVDDVVQDTMLRALDGLGGLRADESFRSWLVAIAMNRVRAHWQARQSGFGESTLEAAEDVADPGADFVDLTVVRLQLAGQRRETARATRWLEPDDRALLSLWWLECAGELTRAEVAAALELTPQHTAVRVQRMKAQLESARVVERALGAQPVCEELRALAAGWDGRPSALWRKRIARHARECVRCSGLWSGLVPAEGLLAGLALVPVSAALLAGVRSAAAADFAPAGSASPDGAGADFSDTAAHLGLDATTAGGGRSAMRRRKQSRRRVIGGAVLAACVAGGGLVYLGTLPGSGGEKVGDTAAPAPLAALSATESPLPSQSPSPSASPSPSASPSPSASASPSPSASPTKSRSSSPTPRASAPAPAPAPQGVAGQVVALVNAERAAAGCGPLKEDPQLRAAAQGHSDDMASRNFFDHTNPDGADPGTRTTSAGYRWSTYGENIARGQQTPQSVMDSWMKSPGHRANILNCSFKDIGVGIHQGSGGPWWTQNFGAR, from the coding sequence ATGAGCACTCAGCACACGGCAGCGCTGGTGGCAGCGGCCCGCGCGGGGGATCCCCGCGCGCAGGACGACCTCGTCAGCACCCATCTGCCGCTCGTCTACAACATCGTCGGGCGGGCCCTGAACGGGTCCTGCGACGTGGACGACGTGGTGCAGGACACAATGCTGCGGGCCCTCGACGGGCTGGGCGGCCTGCGCGCCGACGAGAGCTTCCGGTCCTGGCTGGTGGCGATCGCGATGAACCGCGTACGGGCGCACTGGCAGGCCCGGCAGAGCGGCTTCGGCGAGAGCACCCTGGAAGCGGCCGAGGATGTCGCGGACCCGGGTGCCGACTTCGTCGACCTGACGGTCGTACGCCTGCAGCTGGCGGGCCAGCGCCGCGAGACGGCGCGCGCCACGCGCTGGCTGGAGCCCGACGACCGGGCGCTGCTGTCGCTGTGGTGGCTGGAGTGCGCCGGGGAGCTGACCCGGGCCGAGGTGGCCGCCGCGCTGGAACTGACCCCGCAGCACACCGCCGTACGGGTACAGCGGATGAAGGCGCAGCTGGAATCGGCCCGTGTGGTGGAACGCGCCCTGGGCGCCCAGCCGGTGTGCGAGGAGCTGCGGGCGCTCGCGGCGGGCTGGGACGGACGGCCCTCGGCGCTGTGGCGCAAGCGAATAGCCCGGCACGCGCGGGAATGCGTACGGTGCTCCGGCCTGTGGAGCGGACTGGTTCCGGCGGAGGGGCTGCTGGCCGGTCTGGCCCTCGTCCCCGTCTCGGCTGCCCTGCTGGCAGGGGTCCGCTCGGCCGCGGCGGCCGACTTCGCCCCCGCGGGTTCCGCCTCCCCCGACGGTGCCGGGGCCGACTTCTCCGACACGGCGGCCCACCTGGGCCTGGACGCGACGACGGCGGGCGGCGGGCGGAGCGCGATGCGTCGGCGCAAGCAGAGCCGGCGCCGGGTGATCGGCGGTGCGGTGCTCGCCGCCTGCGTCGCGGGCGGCGGGCTGGTGTACCTCGGCACGCTCCCCGGTTCCGGCGGTGAGAAGGTCGGGGACACCGCTGCCCCGGCCCCGCTGGCCGCCCTCTCGGCGACCGAGTCCCCCCTCCCCTCCCAGTCGCCCTCGCCCTCCGCGTCCCCCTCGCCGTCCGCCTCCCCGTCGCCGTCGGCCTCCGCCTCGCCGAGCCCGTCCGCGAGCCCGACGAAGAGCCGCAGCAGCTCGCCGACCCCGCGGGCCTCGGCGCCCGCGCCGGCTCCCGCCCCGCAGGGCGTCGCGGGCCAGGTCGTGGCACTGGTCAACGCCGAGCGGGCGGCCGCCGGCTGCGGCCCGCTGAAGGAGGACCCGCAGTTGAGGGCTGCCGCCCAGGGCCATTCCGACGACATGGCGAGCCGGAACTTCTTCGACCACACCAACCCCGACGGCGCGGACCCGGGCACCCGGACGACCTCCGCCGGGTACCGCTGGTCGACGTACGGGGAGAACATCGCGCGGGGCCAGCAGACCCCCCAGTCCGTCATGGACTCCTGGATGAAGAGCCCGGGACACCGCGCGAACATCCTCAACTGCTCCTTCAAGGACATCGGCGTCGGCATCCACCAGGGCTCGGGCGGTCCCTGGTGGACGCAGAACTTCGGCGCGCGCTGA
- a CDS encoding aldo/keto reductase, producing MTSETITAAGAGTWQLGDLTVNRIGFGAMRLTHLADGSPSDRERVTGVLRRAVELGVNHIDTAAFYFSPLRSANELINRALAPYADGLVITTKVGPGRDAAGQWWWAEPGQLRGQVEENLRQLGRDHLDVVNLRVPRRETTGSVAEHFGALAELRTAGLIRHLGISNARPDHLAEAQAIAPVVCVQNPYGIGSPAEDHAFLEACGEQGVAFVPFFAIAGAGKEAGVTAEDGPEVRAVAEAHGVSAAQLRLAWTLNRGPHVLAIPGTGNPDHLVENIAAASVRFTAEEIALLGSL from the coding sequence ATGACCTCAGAGACGATCACCGCGGCCGGCGCGGGCACCTGGCAGCTCGGCGACCTCACCGTCAATCGGATCGGCTTCGGCGCGATGCGGCTGACCCACCTCGCCGACGGCTCCCCCAGCGACCGTGAGCGGGTGACCGGCGTGCTGCGCCGCGCCGTCGAGCTCGGCGTGAACCACATCGACACCGCCGCCTTCTACTTCTCCCCGCTGCGCTCCGCCAACGAACTGATCAACCGGGCGCTCGCCCCGTACGCCGACGGCCTCGTCATCACGACCAAGGTCGGGCCGGGCCGCGACGCGGCCGGGCAGTGGTGGTGGGCCGAGCCCGGCCAACTGCGCGGCCAGGTGGAGGAGAACCTGCGCCAGCTGGGCCGGGACCACCTGGACGTGGTCAATCTGCGCGTCCCCCGCCGCGAGACGACCGGGTCGGTCGCCGAGCACTTCGGGGCGCTCGCCGAGCTCCGCACGGCCGGTCTGATCCGGCACCTGGGCATCTCCAACGCGCGGCCCGACCACCTCGCCGAGGCGCAGGCCATCGCTCCCGTGGTCTGCGTGCAGAACCCGTACGGGATCGGGTCCCCGGCGGAGGACCACGCCTTCCTGGAGGCGTGCGGGGAACAGGGCGTCGCCTTCGTACCGTTCTTCGCGATCGCGGGCGCGGGCAAGGAGGCGGGCGTGACCGCCGAGGACGGCCCCGAGGTACGGGCCGTGGCCGAGGCCCACGGGGTGTCGGCGGCCCAGCTGCGCCTGGCGTGGACGCTGAACCGCGGTCCGCACGTCCTGGCCATCCCGGGTACGGGGAACCCGGACCACCTCGTCGAGAACATCGCCGCGGCGTCCGTGCGTTTCACCGCCGAGGAGATCGCGCTGCTGGGCTCCCTGTGA
- a CDS encoding FAD-dependent oxidoreductase, protein MTIAIVGAGLGGLALARVLHVNGIDAVVYERESSRGARGQGGMLDIHSGQRALREAGLIDQFHAIARGEGQDMRLLEPDGTLLLQEDTPDDAPLDRPEVDRADLRDLLLDSLPEDVVRWGRAFTSADNGLVHFADGSSATYDLLVGADGAQSRVRALLTDARPAHIGQNVVEVGIPDIDRTHPDLAAMVGRGTYWVLGNGLSLAAQRNGDGRVRIGLSFYNTAEDWFATSGIPFDDPAAARARLIDLLPGWDSRFTALIAACDDTVVPRSIATLPVGLTWPSTPGVTLLGDAAHLMPPVGEGANMALLDGALLALALAARPDDFPAAVKEYEREMFERTSAAARMSADMQELLTSPDAAQKMLAFFQPG, encoded by the coding sequence ATGACCATCGCCATCGTCGGAGCCGGCTTGGGTGGCTTGGCCCTTGCCCGTGTGCTGCACGTGAACGGCATCGACGCCGTCGTGTACGAACGTGAATCGTCACGCGGTGCGCGCGGTCAGGGCGGCATGCTCGACATCCACTCCGGCCAGCGGGCGCTGCGCGAGGCCGGCCTGATCGACCAGTTCCACGCGATCGCCCGTGGTGAAGGCCAGGACATGCGCCTTCTCGAGCCGGATGGCACCCTGCTGCTCCAGGAGGACACGCCCGACGACGCCCCGCTTGACCGGCCCGAGGTCGACCGCGCAGATCTGCGCGACCTGCTGCTGGATTCCCTCCCCGAAGACGTGGTGCGCTGGGGGCGCGCGTTCACATCCGCCGACAACGGCCTGGTGCACTTCGCCGACGGCAGCAGTGCGACGTATGACCTGCTGGTCGGCGCGGACGGCGCGCAGTCCCGGGTCCGCGCGCTGCTCACCGACGCCCGCCCGGCGCATATCGGCCAGAACGTCGTCGAGGTCGGCATTCCCGACATCGACCGCACGCACCCCGACCTCGCGGCGATGGTCGGGCGCGGCACCTACTGGGTGCTCGGCAACGGACTGTCCCTGGCGGCGCAGCGCAACGGCGACGGCCGCGTTCGCATCGGCCTCAGCTTCTACAACACCGCCGAGGACTGGTTCGCCACCAGCGGGATCCCGTTCGACGACCCGGCCGCCGCCCGGGCGCGCCTGATCGACCTGCTCCCCGGCTGGGACTCACGGTTCACCGCGCTGATCGCGGCCTGCGACGACACGGTCGTGCCGCGGTCGATCGCCACTCTCCCGGTCGGCCTCACCTGGCCGTCGACGCCAGGCGTCACACTGCTCGGCGATGCCGCGCACCTGATGCCGCCGGTGGGAGAGGGCGCCAACATGGCGCTGCTCGACGGCGCCCTGCTCGCTCTCGCGCTGGCCGCGCGCCCGGACGACTTTCCCGCCGCCGTCAAAGAATACGAACGCGAGATGTTCGAACGCACCAGCGCTGCCGCCCGGATGTCCGCGGACATGCAGGAATTGCTGACGTCGCCGGACGCCGCGCAGAAAATGCTCGCATTCTTCCAACCTGGCTGA
- a CDS encoding TetR/AcrR family transcriptional regulator: protein MLVWERPEPPNRPVPAPLSRERIVRAAIQLADADGLDAVSLRKVATELDVRPMRLYGYIASKEELLDLMVDAAHAEIRPVGDGWREVLRSLAETTRHAAHEHEWLADLLGGRPQLGPHALASGETVVAALGDIDVDAVMPVVAAVNAYVIGAVRREIAERRAERATGMDEKRWQASLGPYLERTFATGRFNALATVVRDAAHLDADHTFRIGLDFLLDGIEARISR, encoded by the coding sequence ATGTTGGTGTGGGAGAGGCCGGAGCCACCGAATCGACCCGTGCCGGCCCCGTTGAGCCGGGAACGGATCGTGCGAGCGGCGATCCAACTGGCCGACGCGGACGGCCTGGATGCGGTGTCGCTGCGCAAGGTCGCCACCGAGCTGGACGTCCGCCCGATGCGGCTGTACGGCTACATCGCCAGCAAGGAGGAGTTGCTCGACCTGATGGTCGACGCCGCCCACGCCGAGATCCGGCCGGTCGGAGACGGCTGGCGGGAGGTGCTCCGGTCTCTCGCCGAAACCACTCGGCACGCCGCACACGAGCACGAATGGCTCGCCGATCTACTGGGCGGCCGACCCCAGCTCGGGCCGCACGCCCTGGCCAGTGGGGAGACCGTGGTGGCCGCACTGGGCGACATCGACGTGGACGCCGTCATGCCGGTGGTCGCCGCAGTCAACGCGTACGTGATCGGCGCCGTGCGTCGGGAGATCGCCGAGCGGCGTGCCGAGCGGGCCACCGGGATGGACGAGAAGCGTTGGCAGGCCTCCCTCGGGCCCTATCTGGAACGAACCTTCGCCACTGGCCGATTCAACGCACTGGCCACGGTGGTGCGCGATGCCGCCCACCTGGACGCCGACCACACCTTCCGGATCGGCCTCGACTTCCTGCTCGACGGCATCGAAGCCCGCATCTCCAGGTGA
- a CDS encoding HAD family hydrolase codes for MIRTVVLDVGETLTKDDRYWATWADWLDVPRHTMSALVDAVVVDGRDNADALRLLKPGIDVGAEYRAREAAGRGEQLDETDLYHDVRPALTALRAAGVRVVIAGNQSRRMGDLLRALDLPADLIVTSGEWGVAKPSLDFFHQVTGVSGAPAHQTLYVGDHPQNDIFPAAEAGLLTAHLRRGPWGHWWADDETVQQVADYSVDSLLDLPGLVNPSWGKPGPG; via the coding sequence ATGATTCGCACTGTCGTGCTCGACGTCGGGGAGACCCTCACCAAGGACGACCGCTACTGGGCCACCTGGGCCGACTGGCTCGACGTCCCCCGCCACACGATGTCCGCCCTGGTCGACGCCGTGGTCGTAGACGGCCGCGACAACGCCGACGCCCTTCGCCTCCTGAAACCCGGCATAGACGTCGGCGCCGAATACCGGGCCCGCGAGGCAGCCGGCCGCGGCGAGCAACTCGACGAGACCGACCTGTACCACGACGTCCGCCCCGCACTCACCGCCCTGCGGGCGGCCGGGGTCCGCGTCGTCATCGCGGGCAACCAGTCCCGCAGGATGGGGGATCTCCTGCGCGCCCTCGACCTGCCTGCCGACCTGATCGTCACCTCCGGCGAGTGGGGCGTCGCCAAGCCCAGCCTCGACTTCTTCCACCAGGTCACCGGCGTCTCCGGCGCACCCGCGCATCAGACGCTGTACGTCGGCGACCACCCGCAGAACGACATCTTCCCCGCCGCCGAGGCCGGCCTGCTCACCGCGCACCTGCGCCGCGGCCCTTGGGGCCACTGGTGGGCGGACGACGAGACCGTCCAGCAGGTCGCCGACTACTCCGTCGACTCGCTCCTCGACCTGCCCGGCCTCGTCAACCCGTCCTGGGGGAAGCCCGGTCCGGGCTGA
- a CDS encoding MerR family transcriptional regulator: MGELSRSTGVPVPTIKFYLREGLLPAGELTSPNQAHYGEEHVRRVHLIRALTDVGGLPLASVSKVVEAVEDRARPVHDLLGAAASTVDPDVAPDTDPVNGERARALVEELIARRGWQVPAAHPAARALAAAAASLLTVGHGDYLDDLDEFAAAAERIADADLSFVARGRSTEDMVERVVVGTVLGDAMLAALRRLAQSDSSARRYPQPSAPDGDAADFSSDKNSG, translated from the coding sequence ATGGGAGAGTTGAGCCGGTCGACCGGTGTTCCGGTGCCCACCATCAAGTTCTATCTCCGCGAAGGCCTGCTGCCCGCCGGTGAGTTGACCAGCCCCAATCAGGCCCACTACGGCGAGGAGCACGTCCGGCGCGTGCACTTGATCCGCGCCCTCACCGACGTCGGCGGCCTGCCGCTCGCCTCCGTCAGCAAGGTGGTGGAGGCGGTCGAGGACCGCGCCCGGCCGGTGCACGACCTGCTCGGCGCGGCCGCCAGTACCGTCGACCCCGACGTCGCACCGGACACTGACCCGGTGAACGGCGAACGCGCTCGGGCCCTGGTCGAGGAGCTGATCGCGCGGCGCGGCTGGCAGGTCCCGGCGGCCCATCCCGCGGCGCGCGCACTGGCCGCCGCCGCGGCCTCGCTGCTGACGGTCGGGCACGGGGACTATCTGGACGACCTCGACGAGTTCGCGGCCGCCGCCGAGCGGATCGCCGACGCCGACCTGTCCTTCGTCGCGCGCGGGAGGAGCACGGAGGACATGGTGGAGCGGGTGGTGGTGGGCACCGTACTGGGGGATGCCATGCTGGCGGCGTTGCGCCGACTGGCCCAGAGTGACTCCTCGGCCAGGCGCTACCCGCAGCCTTCCGCTCCGGACGGGGATGCGGCGGATTTTTCTTCGGACAAGAATTCCGGATAA